TTGCCGTCGTCGGGGCGCGGGATTTCCGCCGGCAGCGCGGGTGTGCGCGTGCAACACGCCGATATAAATGCAAATGATAATAATTCTCAATACATGTTATTCTGTCGTGTGGGTGGCCGAGCGATGATGCAGCAACAGCAACATCGCCCAGCCAAACAGCTGAATTAGAGAGGAAAATCCAATCATGTCCATCATGTCCAACGCCAAGCGCGCGCTCGCCATCGCGGCCGCCTCGGCGACCCTGTTCTCGATGGCCGCCTGCGGTTCCAGCAATGCCGCCGGCAGCAAGTCCGATTCCAGCAGCGCCGCGTCTTCCGGCAAGATCGAGGTCGTCGCCTCCATCAACCAGTGGGGTTCCGTGGCCAAGGACCTCGGCGGTAGCAACGTCGAAGTCACCAACATCATGACCAAGACCAACGTCGAAGCACATGATTACGAACCCACCAGCCAGGATGTCGCCAAGTTCGGCACCGCCAAGGTTGCCGTGGTCAACGGAGCCGACTACGACCCGTGGGCCACCAAGGCCGCGCAGTCCACCAAGGCCACGCTGGTCACCGCCGCCGAAACCGCCGGCATCAAGGAAGGCGACAACCCGCACGTCTGGTTCTCCGCCAAGGTGCGCTCCAACACCGCGGACGCCATCACCGCCGCCTACCAGAAGGCCGATCCGAGCCACAAGGACGACTACGCCAAGTTCAACAAGGACTGGCATGCCAAGGAAGACCAGCTCGAATCCAAGATCAAGGACACTTCCTCCACGACCGAGAACCTGCCCTACGCCGCCACTGAATCCGTGGCTTGGTACTTGGCCGACGACCTCAAGATGACCGACGCCACTCCGAAGGGCTACGCCCAGGCCTCCGCCAACGAGAGCGAGCCGACCCCGGCTGACATCAAGGACTTCCGGGACACGCTGAAGGTCGGCTCCATCAAGATGCTGGTCTTCAACAGCCAGGAAGCCAACTCCACCACCGACCAGATCACCGGCGCCGCCAAGGATGCCAACGTGCCGATCGTGGAGCTCACCGAGCAGATGCCAAAGCAGTACACCAACCTGCTTGACTGGATGAGCGCACTGGTCGACCAGTTCGCCGCCGCTGTGAAGTAGCCCGAACCGCATATGTTGCCGCATATGCATGCAGGCCAACTCGATAATGGGGCGTCTGAAAGGATCGTGTGGGGACACGCCTTAAGGCAATTCGAATGGCCTGATATCACGCGGCAATAGATGCGATATCAGGGAAGGCTCCTTATCAATCAGGGTGCTTCGGGGATACCCCCGAGGCACCCTTTGCGTTAGGGTAAATAGTTAGGAAACAGTAAGAAAAACAGTGGAACTATGGATTTTCCAAGGTTCGGCGGCAACAATATGCCCTTGAACAGTCACATACGGAAACAGGCGAATGAGCGAAAACACTAGCAGTATCACCACAGTGAAACCCCGTTTCAAGCTTTGGTCCAAGCGGGCCGAAGCCGACGAAGTCACGCCCAAGCGCACGTATAAGCCTTTCCCTAGCTGGGTATACGGCGTGCTGTTCGTTATTTTTGACATCATTGTCGTGGCCGCGCTCGAAGTGGGCGTCTCTTCCAGCTCCACCCGCGTGCAGTTATCCAGCCCCACGGTCGGATTTGGCTTTGTGAGCAAGATGTGGACCGATGGCAACTTCGTATTCGTGCTCAACGTACTGCTTGTGGCGCTGCTGTATCTCATGCTGCTTATGCTGTTCAATCGATTCTGGACAGCCAGCATCGTGATTCTTGGCGTGGGCATTATCGTGGCTGCCATCGAGCACTTCAAAGTCGAGATCCGCTACGAGGCGATTCTGCCCGCCGACCTTGGCTTCCTCGGTTCAAACACCGGCAATATGTTGACATTCATCCCTGCCGGCGCGCATGTAACGATTCTTGTGGCACTCGGCGCGTTCGCCGTACTGCTTGCCGCGATTCTGGTGATGCGGCACTTTGACGGGCGCAAAGGCCGCATGATTCGTACGGACAATTTGAGCTTGAATCTCACCTCCCGACTGATTTTGCTGCTGCTGCCGGTTCTGGTATTCGCACTGTATTGCATTCAGGTGAGCACCACCGACTCCGTGGCCAACAAGTTTTCTCGTACCATGGGTGACATTCCGTCCATGTGGGATTCCGTATATGACGCGCAGCGCAACGGTCCGCTGGTGGCGTTCACCCGCCAGCTCAACCCGAAAATCATGGACAAGCCAAGTGACTATTCCGAGGAAACCATGAAGAAGGTTGCGGCCCGGTATCAGCAGGAAGCCGAAACCATCAACGCTTCCCGTACCAACAACCTCAATGATTCCACCGTGGTGTACGTGCTTTCCGAATCCTTCTCCGACCCGTCGCGTGTGCCAGGGCTGAAAGTCAACAAGGATTCAATGCCCAACATCCGCAAAATCAAGGCAAGCACCACTTCCGGTCTGATGCTCTCCTCCGGCTACGGCGGTGGTACGGCCAACCTGGAATACATGGGATTGTCCGGCCTGAGCATGGCCAACTTCGATTCCTCGCTATCCAGCCCATACCAGCAGCTGGTGCCCAGCCAGCATTGGACCCCCACCATCAATCAGCTGTGGGG
This sequence is a window from Bifidobacterium breve DSM 20213 = JCM 1192. Protein-coding genes within it:
- a CDS encoding metal ABC transporter solute-binding protein — encoded protein: MSIMSNAKRALAIAAASATLFSMAACGSSNAAGSKSDSSSAASSGKIEVVASINQWGSVAKDLGGSNVEVTNIMTKTNVEAHDYEPTSQDVAKFGTAKVAVVNGADYDPWATKAAQSTKATLVTAAETAGIKEGDNPHVWFSAKVRSNTADAITAAYQKADPSHKDDYAKFNKDWHAKEDQLESKIKDTSSTTENLPYAATESVAWYLADDLKMTDATPKGYAQASANESEPTPADIKDFRDTLKVGSIKMLVFNSQEANSTTDQITGAAKDANVPIVELTEQMPKQYTNLLDWMSALVDQFAAAVK
- a CDS encoding LTA synthase family protein, producing the protein MSENTSSITTVKPRFKLWSKRAEADEVTPKRTYKPFPSWVYGVLFVIFDIIVVAALEVGVSSSSTRVQLSSPTVGFGFVSKMWTDGNFVFVLNVLLVALLYLMLLMLFNRFWTASIVILGVGIIVAAIEHFKVEIRYEAILPADLGFLGSNTGNMLTFIPAGAHVTILVALGAFAVLLAAILVMRHFDGRKGRMIRTDNLSLNLTSRLILLLLPVLVFALYCIQVSTTDSVANKFSRTMGDIPSMWDSVYDAQRNGPLVAFTRQLNPKIMDKPSDYSEETMKKVAARYQQEAETINASRTNNLNDSTVVYVLSESFSDPSRVPGLKVNKDSMPNIRKIKASTTSGLMLSSGYGGGTANLEYMGLSGLSMANFDSSLSSPYQQLVPSQHWTPTINQLWGAPANSLGYHPYESSMYSRATNYKKFGFSHFYTLTGPDVIKYQDKIDESPYVSDKSSYDSALEGIKDGSASKFIQIITMQNHMPYHEWYENNDYTAESTTGTPLGDDEQQSIETYQKGVEITDQATQEFLDELDALDKPVTVVFYGDHLPGIYSSASEDGNNSLALHLTDYFIWSNKASSTQGNKASDAAYSSPNFFVAQAAEHMDAEVSPYLAFLTEMHAKIAAMEPPVVNKIQGWDRIPEGQNIYLDQNGNPMSEDDFDAETKQLLADYKLIQYDITAGKNYLKDTDFMTLP